The following are encoded in a window of Roseivirga misakiensis genomic DNA:
- a CDS encoding DUF4159 domain-containing protein, whose amino-acid sequence MSYKNLLAIFLLFASLSAVGQSEKLKMAKLKYNGGGDWYANKTALPNLARFCNQYLRTSFDEEDAVVEVGSPELFDYSYIYMTGHGNVVFSSSEAENLRNYLVSGGFLHIDDNYGLDPYIRLEMKKVFPELEFIELPLDHPIYDQKFKFEKGLPKIHEHDNKPPQGFGLIYEGRLLCYYSYESDLGNGWEDKRIHNDTEAVRQNALRMGANIIAFALTQY is encoded by the coding sequence ATGAGTTATAAGAATTTACTGGCGATCTTCTTGCTATTTGCATCACTTTCTGCCGTTGGTCAGAGTGAAAAGTTAAAAATGGCCAAACTCAAGTATAATGGCGGCGGCGATTGGTATGCTAACAAAACAGCACTACCTAACCTAGCGAGATTTTGCAACCAATACCTACGCACGTCTTTCGATGAAGAAGACGCAGTAGTAGAAGTTGGTAGTCCAGAGCTTTTCGACTACTCCTACATCTACATGACTGGTCATGGAAATGTCGTTTTCAGCAGTTCTGAAGCAGAAAATTTAAGAAATTATTTAGTCTCTGGTGGCTTCTTACACATTGATGATAACTATGGTTTAGATCCGTACATTCGGTTGGAAATGAAGAAGGTATTTCCAGAGTTAGAATTCATTGAACTGCCGCTAGATCACCCAATCTATGACCAGAAATTCAAGTTCGAAAAAGGATTACCGAAAATTCATGAACACGACAACAAACCGCCACAGGGTTTTGGCTTGATTTATGAAGGGAGATTGTTGTGCTATTATTCGTATGAATCAGATTTGGGCAACGGCTGGGAAGACAAAAGAATTCATAATGATACCGAGGCAGTTAGGCAAAATGCACTCAGAATGGGCGCAAATATTATCGCCTTTGCCCTTACACAATATTAG
- a CDS encoding BlaI/MecI/CopY family transcriptional regulator — translation MKELTKAEEQVMQILWQIEKGFVKDVLAKIPEPKPAYNTVSTIIRILEKKGFVGYKAYGKTHEYFPIVDKTSYSNFYLKNFIGGYFGGSFQKLVSFFAKENDMDMTDFQSLMQHVGDDLKEEDK, via the coding sequence ATGAAGGAATTGACTAAAGCGGAAGAACAGGTAATGCAGATTTTATGGCAAATCGAAAAAGGGTTTGTTAAAGATGTATTAGCTAAAATTCCAGAACCGAAACCCGCTTACAATACTGTATCCACGATAATCCGAATTTTGGAGAAAAAAGGTTTTGTAGGATACAAGGCGTACGGAAAAACTCACGAATATTTCCCAATCGTAGATAAGACATCATACAGTAACTTCTACTTAAAGAACTTTATAGGTGGCTACTTTGGAGGATCTTTCCAGAAACTCGTTTCATTTTTTGCAAAAGAAAACGATATGGACATGACGGATTTCCAATCCTTAATGCAACATGTTGGTGACGACTTGAAGGAAGAGGATAAATAG
- the smc gene encoding chromosome segregation protein SMC, whose protein sequence is MQLTKLEIKGFKSFGDKVVINFDEGITGIVGPNGCGKSNVVDAIRWVLGEQKTRMLRSEKMENIIFNGTKKRKPTQLAEVSLTFNNTKNLLPTEYTEVTITRRYYRSGESEYLLNGVSCRLKDINNLFMDTGIASNSYAIIELRMVDDLLNDKDNSRRSLFEEAAGISKFKTRKRETLKKLKDTDDDLDRVEDLLFEIEKNLKSLEKQARQAERYYKLKEEYKVESISLSRLAVAEKSANYKSIEADIQKEADLKVEIGQMIANQEANIEKGKTDLISKEKLLASRQKALNEHVNKIRQFESDRKIKNERLTFLEDKSDNLRQQLEADKKSNERAAFSLDSLRNELEKAEKELATVTAEVNSLEKIYNEQKAIAQEAQEAFENNRQNFTVKRERLYTLKKEIEVKQIQLDTLKGEFSKTESDTSEQSETLAQFDNKLASVETELDQKKKALDKRKVQEEQHNNALQKTTETIDIIRDELTTVSRKLDAKRNEFNLTKSLVENLEGFPEAIKFLKKKANWNKTAPLLSDIIACDEKYRVTIENYLENYMNYYIVDTERQAFEAVNILSDASKGKANFFVLDALERYEPKEPRLFENAVPATEIVEFEPKYRKLIGHILENVFIINGGPGEIPMDDEAVFITETGKYTKRKFSIAGGSVGLFEGKRIGRAKNLEKLEKDIKSLETKSVDIKDRLDQKQQELARLKSDTFKSEIEQLQSDFGKVNEEYISLKTKKEQLAQMLTSRANRKEDILKNIEKLSNSLDHLVPEVGEEQVAFAKIEATIGELESKAKLENEQLSQKSQAYNEKNILFHQKQSRVNSVTQEISYKQTAFEGSKVRIEKNQVELENNEAEIKRLITNSESNEDELIGMYDEKESIEKGVNEAEKDYYAQRGEIDVSDKTLRELQKKREHSDALMMELQNKLNETKLELSSVKERLSVEFNVNLDELLKTEEPLESDKSIEELEAIVLKLRDKLEKMGPVNPMAMEAYDEIKQRHTFISEQRDDLIAAKGSLLDTIEEIDTVAKETFLEAFDNIKTNFIQVFRSLFTEEDDCDLKLIDPERPLESPIEIMAKPKGKRPLTINQLSGGEKTLTATSLLFAIYLLKPAPFCIFDEVDAPLDDANIDKFNNIIQKFSTESQFIIVTHNKRTMAATDIIYGITMIEQGVSRVVPVDLRELTD, encoded by the coding sequence ATGCAGCTTACCAAACTTGAAATAAAGGGATTTAAAAGCTTCGGAGACAAGGTCGTTATCAATTTTGATGAGGGAATAACGGGTATTGTTGGACCTAATGGTTGTGGTAAATCCAATGTGGTAGACGCCATTCGATGGGTGCTTGGAGAACAAAAAACTAGAATGCTTCGGTCGGAGAAAATGGAGAATATCATTTTCAACGGCACAAAAAAAAGGAAGCCCACACAGCTCGCTGAAGTTTCACTTACTTTTAATAACACTAAAAACCTTTTACCTACCGAATATACCGAGGTAACTATTACCAGAAGGTATTATAGATCGGGTGAGAGTGAATACCTGCTCAATGGAGTAAGCTGTAGGCTAAAGGACATCAACAACCTCTTTATGGATACTGGGATAGCTTCGAATAGCTACGCCATTATCGAGCTGCGAATGGTTGATGACTTACTGAATGACAAAGACAACTCAAGAAGGTCATTATTTGAAGAAGCGGCAGGAATCTCAAAATTCAAAACTCGAAAAAGAGAAACGCTTAAAAAACTAAAAGATACCGATGACGATCTTGATCGTGTAGAAGACTTGCTCTTTGAAATTGAGAAAAACCTCAAATCGCTCGAAAAACAGGCACGACAAGCCGAAAGGTATTACAAACTTAAGGAAGAGTATAAGGTAGAGAGCATATCGCTTTCTAGACTAGCAGTAGCCGAAAAATCTGCCAACTACAAGAGTATTGAAGCAGACATTCAGAAAGAAGCCGATCTGAAAGTTGAGATTGGACAAATGATAGCTAATCAGGAGGCCAATATAGAGAAGGGCAAAACAGATTTGATTTCTAAAGAAAAGCTGTTGGCTTCTCGACAAAAAGCACTGAATGAACACGTCAATAAGATTCGACAGTTCGAAAGTGATCGAAAAATAAAAAACGAACGACTTACTTTTCTAGAAGACAAAAGCGACAACCTTAGACAGCAACTGGAGGCAGATAAGAAGAGTAACGAACGCGCCGCCTTTAGTTTAGACAGTTTAAGAAATGAGTTGGAGAAGGCCGAAAAAGAACTGGCTACGGTAACTGCTGAAGTGAATTCTTTAGAAAAAATCTATAACGAGCAAAAGGCGATAGCGCAAGAAGCGCAAGAGGCCTTCGAAAATAATAGACAGAATTTCACAGTAAAAAGAGAGAGACTCTATACGTTAAAAAAAGAGATTGAGGTTAAACAAATCCAACTCGACACTTTAAAAGGTGAATTTTCCAAAACGGAGTCTGATACTTCCGAACAATCGGAAACGCTAGCCCAATTCGATAACAAACTGGCGTCAGTAGAAACGGAGCTAGATCAAAAGAAAAAGGCTTTAGACAAGCGAAAGGTCCAAGAAGAGCAACATAACAACGCCCTTCAAAAAACGACCGAAACCATTGACATCATTCGAGATGAACTCACAACAGTGAGCAGGAAACTGGATGCCAAAAGGAATGAATTTAACCTCACAAAGTCGTTAGTAGAAAACCTAGAGGGTTTCCCAGAAGCCATCAAGTTTCTAAAAAAGAAAGCCAATTGGAACAAGACGGCCCCTCTCCTTTCAGACATTATTGCCTGTGATGAAAAGTACCGTGTAACGATTGAGAATTATCTCGAAAACTACATGAATTACTACATCGTGGATACTGAGCGACAGGCTTTTGAAGCGGTGAATATATTAAGTGATGCTTCTAAGGGAAAGGCAAATTTCTTTGTCTTGGACGCATTAGAGCGGTATGAACCCAAAGAACCGCGTTTATTCGAAAATGCCGTTCCAGCAACGGAGATTGTAGAATTTGAGCCTAAATACAGGAAACTGATCGGGCATATTCTAGAAAACGTATTCATCATAAATGGCGGGCCAGGAGAAATCCCGATGGATGATGAAGCCGTATTTATCACTGAAACGGGAAAGTACACTAAGCGCAAATTCAGTATTGCAGGTGGTTCTGTTGGTCTGTTTGAGGGAAAGAGAATTGGTAGAGCCAAAAACTTAGAAAAGCTCGAAAAAGATATCAAATCGCTCGAAACCAAGTCTGTTGATATCAAAGATCGCTTAGACCAAAAACAGCAAGAGTTAGCCAGACTGAAATCAGACACTTTCAAATCTGAGATAGAACAGCTACAAAGTGATTTTGGTAAAGTAAACGAAGAGTACATTTCCCTAAAAACTAAGAAGGAGCAACTAGCGCAGATGCTCACTAGTCGTGCTAACAGAAAAGAGGACATCCTCAAGAACATCGAGAAATTGAGTAACTCTTTGGATCATTTGGTGCCAGAGGTTGGGGAAGAGCAAGTGGCCTTTGCAAAGATAGAAGCTACTATTGGTGAGCTTGAATCTAAGGCGAAACTAGAGAACGAGCAGTTATCTCAAAAATCTCAAGCTTATAACGAGAAGAACATTCTTTTCCATCAAAAACAAAGCAGAGTCAATTCAGTAACTCAAGAAATCAGTTATAAGCAGACTGCTTTTGAAGGCAGCAAAGTTAGGATTGAAAAGAATCAGGTAGAACTCGAGAATAACGAAGCAGAAATAAAGAGACTCATTACTAATTCTGAATCCAATGAAGACGAACTCATTGGCATGTATGATGAAAAAGAGTCTATCGAAAAAGGTGTTAACGAAGCTGAAAAAGACTATTACGCACAACGTGGAGAAATCGATGTCTCTGACAAAACTTTAAGAGAGCTACAGAAAAAGCGTGAGCATTCTGATGCCCTCATGATGGAGTTACAGAATAAATTGAACGAAACGAAGCTTGAGCTAAGTTCAGTAAAAGAAAGGCTTTCGGTTGAGTTCAATGTAAACCTTGATGAATTACTCAAAACAGAGGAGCCATTAGAAAGTGACAAATCTATTGAAGAGTTAGAGGCCATAGTTTTGAAACTTCGAGATAAGCTAGAAAAAATGGGACCAGTTAACCCGATGGCCATGGAAGCTTATGACGAAATAAAACAACGCCATACTTTCATCTCTGAGCAGCGCGATGACCTCATAGCCGCCAAGGGGTCTTTACTTGACACCATCGAAGAGATTGATACGGTAGCGAAAGAAACCTTTTTGGAGGCTTTTGACAATATCAAAACAAACTTTATCCAAGTCTTTAGGTCGCTATTTACCGAGGAAGATGACTGTGATTTAAAACTCATTGATCCAGAGCGACCTTTAGAGTCACCTATAGAAATAATGGCCAAACCAAAAGGTAAAAGGCCGTTAACAATCAATCAATTATCGGGTGGAGAGAAAACTTTGACCGCTACTTCTCTACTATTCGCGATTTATTTACTGAAGCCAGCACCATTCTGTATTTTCGATGAGGTAGATGCCCCTCTGGACGATGCTAACATTGATAAATTCAACAACATTATTCAGAAATTTTCGACCGAATCGCAGTTTATTATCGTTACACACAATAAACGCACAATGGCCGCCACAGATATCATCTATGGAATTACCATGATTGAACAGGGAGTTTCTAGAGTGGTACCAGTTGACTTAAGAGAGTTAACCGATTAA
- a CDS encoding NUDIX hydrolase, producing MNSDSFQSFVDRLSHRLTEPLPGRKAQEIMAPRPIDEKRFREDPLRPARPGGVMVLLYPQNGEIFLPLMKRPVYQGAHSGQVSLPGGKVEKSDIDLTATALRETHEEIGVLPQNIDVLGQLSELFIIASNFKVYPTVGVLKSEPLFIPDEREVDRVLLPSLAELKDVDNRGIKTMHFPPYKIDSPYFNVEGEVVWGATAMILSELIHVLDEIG from the coding sequence GTGAATTCTGATTCCTTTCAGTCTTTTGTTGATCGTTTGAGCCATCGCTTGACTGAACCATTACCCGGTCGAAAAGCGCAAGAGATAATGGCACCAAGGCCTATTGACGAAAAGAGGTTCAGAGAGGATCCACTACGACCTGCAAGGCCAGGGGGAGTCATGGTGCTTTTGTATCCCCAAAATGGTGAGATTTTCCTCCCTCTAATGAAAAGGCCTGTTTACCAAGGAGCGCATAGCGGTCAGGTTAGTTTACCTGGGGGAAAAGTTGAAAAGTCCGACATTGACCTGACAGCAACAGCATTGAGAGAAACCCATGAAGAAATTGGTGTATTACCGCAAAATATTGATGTGTTGGGTCAACTTTCTGAGCTATTTATAATTGCCAGTAATTTCAAAGTTTACCCAACCGTTGGCGTACTGAAAAGTGAGCCTTTATTCATTCCAGATGAACGTGAAGTTGATCGCGTACTTTTGCCAAGCTTGGCCGAATTAAAGGATGTGGATAATAGAGGGATTAAAACAATGCATTTTCCACCCTATAAGATTGATTCGCCATATTTTAATGTAGAAGGAGAGGTGGTTTGGGGTGCAACAGCCATGATTTTATCTGAGCTGATTCACGTGCTTGATGAAATTGGTTAG
- a CDS encoding TonB family protein: MGKHPTIELLEKLNGSLIYVLESATCLAILYLAYYFLLRKEKSFRYNRFYLLAALLFAVSFPLIEIDYNPATTPAVLNSIHQVGNEVGNEPIIEADKAYSYTITAQSERPFLLWWEAILTIYIIGVALGLLKLLLRIRSFKEIVWFKRHNTRYKTKGAYFHVNTDGSMPTFSFFNYLFWDNTLDLTEREKNQVLDHEKVHIKEKHSYDIMFVEVLKIVFWFNPFLYLFKTLLEECHEYLADRKVAAETGSALYTQLLVKTVFRKMGLSYGSYFGKNQTVKRVNMLTSTKRVNFLKLLIPIPLIAILFFIFSFEARIPSNIKIKNVTIENHLMANNDESPLPLDGIKSLEESIQYPEKAITANIEGEVVVSFTVNTKGTLENLQFDSKLGYDCEKEVFNALARSGKWKPAVIDGEPTETRVKLPIEFKRS, encoded by the coding sequence ATGGGAAAGCATCCAACCATAGAATTATTAGAAAAACTAAATGGGTCATTGATCTACGTGTTAGAATCAGCGACTTGTTTAGCGATTCTTTATCTGGCTTACTATTTCCTACTTAGGAAAGAAAAAAGCTTCAGATATAATAGATTCTATTTATTGGCTGCCCTCCTATTTGCCGTCTCGTTCCCATTGATCGAAATCGATTATAATCCAGCGACGACACCAGCCGTTCTGAACTCGATTCACCAAGTGGGAAATGAAGTAGGAAATGAGCCGATCATTGAAGCTGACAAAGCTTACTCTTATACAATTACTGCACAATCTGAAAGACCTTTCCTACTGTGGTGGGAGGCAATTTTAACGATATATATAATTGGTGTTGCACTAGGCTTATTAAAGCTACTTTTAAGAATAAGATCATTCAAAGAAATCGTCTGGTTCAAACGCCATAACACCCGATACAAAACAAAAGGGGCTTACTTTCACGTCAACACCGACGGTTCAATGCCTACCTTTTCTTTTTTCAACTATCTGTTCTGGGACAACACACTAGACTTAACAGAAAGAGAGAAAAATCAAGTATTAGACCATGAAAAGGTGCACATAAAAGAAAAGCACTCTTACGACATCATGTTCGTAGAAGTTCTGAAGATCGTGTTTTGGTTTAACCCTTTCCTTTATCTTTTTAAGACTTTACTTGAAGAATGCCATGAGTACTTAGCGGATAGAAAAGTAGCGGCTGAAACAGGAAGTGCCCTGTACACACAACTACTTGTAAAAACCGTTTTTAGAAAAATGGGATTAAGCTACGGTAGCTATTTCGGCAAGAATCAAACTGTCAAAAGAGTTAACATGTTGACCAGCACCAAAAGAGTCAACTTTTTAAAGCTTTTAATACCAATACCATTAATTGCAATACTATTCTTCATCTTCTCTTTTGAGGCTAGAATTCCGAGTAACATTAAGATTAAAAACGTTACCATCGAGAATCACTTGATGGCCAATAATGATGAATCGCCATTACCATTAGACGGCATTAAATCGCTCGAAGAAAGTATTCAGTATCCTGAGAAAGCCATTACCGCCAATATAGAAGGAGAAGTGGTTGTGTCATTTACTGTTAATACAAAAGGTACCCTTGAAAACTTACAGTTCGATAGCAAATTAGGCTATGACTGTGAAAAGGAGGTTTTTAATGCATTGGCTAGATCAGGTAAATGGAAGCCAGCTGTAATTGACGGTGAGCCTACCGAGACAAGAGTTAAGTTGCCGATCGAGTTCAAACGATCTTAA